A region from the Bacteroidota bacterium genome encodes:
- a CDS encoding LUD domain-containing protein, whose amino-acid sequence MAKILSAKEKILSNVRSALLHQTKQPYANLETNDSFYAIENEALEIIFAEAFTAVSGQFVFCENEKECVDTLKELVTQKAWAHIVCPEKQLHELFDRNQFIQYENNASVLEADAGIMLCEALIARTGSILISSRQQSGRTLPIFPEVNIVIASTKQLVLDIHDGFAAIRKKYDGNFPSMVNLNTGPSRTADIEKTLVLGAHGPKEVYVFLIDNWPV is encoded by the coding sequence ATGGCAAAAATATTATCCGCCAAAGAAAAAATACTCAGCAATGTGCGCAGTGCCTTATTGCATCAAACAAAACAACCTTATGCAAATCTGGAAACCAACGATTCGTTTTATGCAATAGAGAACGAGGCACTGGAAATAATTTTTGCAGAGGCTTTTACGGCGGTTTCGGGTCAATTTGTGTTTTGTGAAAATGAAAAGGAATGTGTTGACACCTTAAAAGAATTGGTTACACAAAAAGCCTGGGCGCATATTGTTTGTCCCGAAAAACAATTACACGAATTATTCGACCGCAATCAGTTTATTCAATATGAAAATAACGCATCGGTTTTGGAAGCGGATGCAGGTATTATGTTATGTGAGGCATTAATTGCACGTACGGGTTCTATTTTAATTTCGAGCCGTCAGCAAAGCGGAAGAACTTTACCTATTTTTCCTGAAGTAAATATAGTGATCGCCTCTACCAAACAATTGGTATTGGATATTCATGACGGATTTGCAGCTATAAGAAAAAAATACGATGGCAATTTTCCTTCCATGGTAAATTTAAATACTGGTCCGAGCAGAACTGCCGACATTGAAAAAACATTAGTGCTTGGTGCCCACGGACCTAAAGAAGTATATGTATTTTTAATTGATAATTGGCCGGTATAA